The Mytilus trossulus isolate FHL-02 chromosome 3, PNRI_Mtr1.1.1.hap1, whole genome shotgun sequence genome contains a region encoding:
- the LOC134712646 gene encoding uncharacterized protein LOC134712646, whose amino-acid sequence MGYDEEAVARRRQGLKVQKIISFIVCVISPIVTILGIAILATQDGAKYPIIGGSPIYVGVYGFILGLIGIIANFKATESITTGEESAKERNLWNALFGLTCASFGLLGYPSSEIIRGAVTCGEKKEQCGYSHHDTLMAMFIVAAVLVMVIDCCNAVLLCNWRKFRGRTGNGPCVTDNTSPSKYT is encoded by the exons atgggATACGATGAAGAAGCAG tcgCTCGCAGAAGACAAGGGTTAAAGGtccaaaaaataatttcttttatcgTGTGTGTTATTTCTCCGATCGTAACTATTTTGGGAATAGCCATTCTAGCGACCCAGGATGGTGCAAAATACCCTATTATTGGTGGTTCACCTATATATGTCGGAGTTTAT GGATTTATTTTAGGATTAATAGGAATTATTGCTAACTTTAAGGCCACTGAATCTATAACAACAGGGGAGGAGTCAGCTAAAGAAAGAAACCTG TGGAATGCTTTATTTGGTTTGACGTGTGCTTCGTTTGGATTACTTGGATACCCTTCAAGTGAAATCATACGAGGAGCTGTTACTTGCGGTGAGAAGAAGGAGCAATGTGGATATTCACATCACGATACTCTGATGGCGATGTTTATTGTGGCTGCTGTTTTGGTGATGGTCATTGATTGTTGTAACGCCGTTCTGTTATGTAATTGGCGCAAATTTCGTGGAAGAACAGGAAATGGTCCATGTGTAACAGATAACACTTCTCcttcaaaatatacataa